The genomic region CAACAAACTGTTTTGGACATGTTAGACCATGATTTAAGGGAAGCTCGTGAGTCATTTTCTGACTTATCAAACTCATTTAATGTTCAAAAATTAATCGGATCTGCACCTACAAGTGAACCTCAATATCCTACTGCTGATGTACCACTTTTCATTAAGGGCAAATTAACACttttaaacaataaataatattataattcttcaattattctttattttactTAGTGTTATGCGCATTTAcactatttattatttcgAGATCTAAATTTGGCatctatatatttattaccAAAATTACTATTCTTGACAATTAAATTgacataaattattttaataatagttatttataattagatatagctataataatattattattagtattagaataaatttagaacAACAAATCTGAAAGTTTTGATGTAAAGAATAAGGTAAAAATTCTTATAAATTGATAAcaaatgtaataaatttatgtcTGTAGAAATCAAGATCgatatagaaaatatgtttaaaattGCTTAAATTTGgttgtaatattattaactttATAGATCCAAATATACAGTATGATATTGCGTTAATTGCAAAGTAACTACACATGATTTACATCTGTGTACTTATCTTAGGCACTTTCTTCATTTTATGATTTTACACACATCAAAACAATAATCCACTAAATATcactaaaaattaatattttttctcattaatatcataactaatgattttatatcatggtgtttcaaaattttaagtacaggattttttgtaaaatacGTACAGATTTTGACACCTTATGGGGAGCCACGCAATCTCTTTCAATTCcgtaaaaaatttaaaaattatcattGCCAGGCACTAATTTCATCTCTTTCATGCGAATTGTGCCTAAATCTATCATATTCAATActtaaattcataatttaataccAATTGCtgtaatatacatttattagTACTCTTCACACCTCTCAACTTTTTTCTAcagtataaataatttttttgtaatatacttaattttccctaatatacttaaaattggtgtaataataaaaattgtaatataaaaatcatataaaataaatggaaaTAATAAGATAAAAAATGGATGAACAAATAGAAGATAGTATGTATTTGAAGGTAAAGAGGCGGTTTTTCGAGCGCATTGGAGTTATATTCTCAGTGTTCAATATTGCCACTTTCCTGGAGTACTtcaatttacaaattttacCCTCGTCAATGCGAGGACTTGAAATGTCTCTATACTTTACATCGAAAGATAATTCAATGCTCAGCATGGCTGAAAACCTAGGACTCGTCTCCTTCATACCAATTTGGGGAGCTCTCTGCGATAAAATCGAACTCAAATATATTCTACTCTTTGGAGTTATTGCAACAGGCCTAATTAATATCTGGTTATCAACAATTTCAAACTACTCTCTCGTATGTAACATACCACTACTTTATATAACAATTCTTAAAGCATACTAGATATACCATAATTATTAgtgttattattattaggtatatattattatgttaaatgtgtaatgaaataattatccCCACTTCTACATACACTCATACACACGTGACTTATCTCATTACACacagaaaataataatgaatgtTGTAGATACTGATCTTGCGTATATTCAATGGAGGATTGATAGGAAGCGTAACCCCGTCAGCTCAGAAGTTCATAGCGACGAATATGCAAAATAAACTACCGTTCGGATTTGGAATTTTACATGCAGTGATGTGTTTGGGAAGAATGATTTCAGGCTTAATTGCAACAAGTTTCTCAACTGAAGTCTACAGAGACATTTACGGCTGGAGAATtgtcattttcatttttggTGCTACATCACTGGCTCTTTCACCAATTCTACTCTTAGTACCAAAAGTCAGACGTATCGACAATAACAAAATAACAGAACAAATCAGAATCGGAGATAAAATCAAAAGATTAGTATATTACTTATTGTTCATCACCAAAgaatcattaaataatgccacatcattattattagcTTTATTGGTATGTTATATACtgttaata from Theileria annulata chromosome 1, complete sequence, *** SEQUENCING IN PROGRESS *** harbors:
- a CDS encoding uncharacterized protein (Tap821d03.p1c.C.cand.5 - score = 39.79;~SMART 12 transmembrane domains at aa 21-43, 63-82, 89-108, 113-132, 144-166, 179-201, 243-265, 275-297, 310-332, 337-359, 379-398 and 434-456;~12 probable transmembrane helices predicted for TA16670 by TMHMM2.0 at aa 21-43, 63-82, 89-108, 113-132, 144-166, 179-201, 243-265, 275-297, 310-332, 337-359, 379-398 and 434-456); its protein translation is MDEQIEDSMYLKVKRRFFERIGVIFSVFNIATFLEYFNLQILPSSMRGLEMSLYFTSKDNSMLSMAENLGLVSFIPIWGALCDKIELKYILLFGVIATGLINIWLSTISNYSLILILRIFNGGLIGSVTPSAQKFIATNMQNKLPFGFGILHAVMCLGRMISGLIATSFSTEVYRDIYGWRIVIFIFGATSLALSPILLLVPKVRRIDNNKITEQIRIGDKIKRLVYYLLFITKESLNNATSLLLALLNFFSDGPFVAFNYVTLLIQYMRLSNVVSAVTTGLTILGGIIGGIIGAFISGYFDRKWPKHGLLNFGILNVGIRITTFMISFLVIDVTNIDRLYGLLAVCLIINGMTFMTVSCVDRTLLANVVMPSVHSSSISIIRCIGGVLSAVIFNPVLAKLNESVFHFQSSSLAVKHMPFDLIKKNSDALRYSISIISLGTTGVVLLLYIIIHFTYGKDCEKIKKRIEKESGLFEIKEIGDQSP